In Psychrobacter ciconiae, the following are encoded in one genomic region:
- the mnmG gene encoding tRNA uridine-5-carboxymethylaminomethyl(34) synthesis enzyme MnmG, translating into MQFPKSYDVVVIGGGHAGTEAALAAARMGAKTLLLTHNIETLGQMSCNPAIGGIGKSHLVREIDALGGAMALATDKSGIQFRVLNSRKGAAVRATRAQADRILYKAAIRETLENQPNLDIFQQAADDILVENGRATAVVTSSGIIFNTQTVVLTSGTFLGGVIHIGLENSKGGRAGDPPAIKLADRLRELNLPVGRLKTGTPARIDARSVDFSVMTVQPGDTPLPTMSYIGDVAMHPRQVNCYITHTNAKTHDIIRQNLDRSPMFSGKIEGVGPRYCPSIEDKIHRFADKDSHQIFIEPEGLTTHELYPNGISTSLPFDVQLEFIHSMKGLENAHITRPGYAIEYDYFDPQNLKPTLETKSIDGLYFAGQINGTTGYEEAGVQGLLAGVNAALVTQDNPDFEVWTPRRDQAYLGVLIDDLITHGTNEPYRMFTSRAEYRLLLREDNADQRLTAIGRKLGLIDDARWQVFEQKMDAIASEQSRLKDLWATPMNALGKAFSEQTGEALTKEVNALDLLKRPQVHFNDIAKLTESKVSEQVGEQIEISVKYAGYIDRQQEDIAQMKRLENTAIPDNFDFSAVSGLSNEVVQKLAKVRPVSLAQASRISGVTPAAIQLLAMTIKKQKKAKALLNS; encoded by the coding sequence ATGCAATTTCCAAAATCCTACGATGTGGTGGTCATCGGCGGCGGTCATGCCGGAACTGAAGCGGCGCTTGCAGCAGCAAGGATGGGCGCAAAGACGCTTTTGTTGACCCACAATATCGAAACGCTGGGGCAAATGAGCTGTAACCCTGCCATTGGCGGGATTGGCAAATCGCATTTGGTTCGTGAGATTGATGCGCTTGGCGGCGCAATGGCGCTAGCAACCGACAAGTCTGGGATTCAATTTCGGGTATTAAACAGCAGAAAGGGCGCGGCGGTTCGGGCAACGCGAGCGCAAGCTGACCGCATTTTATATAAGGCCGCTATTCGTGAAACGCTTGAGAATCAGCCCAATTTAGACATTTTTCAACAAGCTGCCGATGATATCTTGGTTGAAAATGGTCGCGCAACAGCAGTGGTAACTTCAAGCGGCATTATTTTTAACACCCAAACGGTGGTTTTGACCTCCGGAACGTTTTTGGGCGGGGTCATTCATATCGGTCTTGAGAACTCCAAAGGTGGTCGCGCAGGTGATCCGCCCGCGATTAAACTTGCCGACCGCTTGCGCGAATTAAACCTTCCTGTGGGTCGTCTCAAAACCGGAACGCCGGCGCGAATTGATGCCCGAAGCGTTGATTTTAGCGTGATGACCGTTCAGCCGGGGGATACGCCGCTGCCGACCATGAGCTATATAGGCGATGTGGCGATGCATCCGCGACAAGTCAATTGCTACATCACCCATACCAATGCCAAAACGCATGACATTATCCGTCAAAATCTCGACCGCTCGCCGATGTTTTCAGGCAAAATCGAAGGCGTGGGACCACGATATTGCCCCTCCATTGAGGATAAAATTCATCGCTTTGCCGACAAAGACAGCCATCAGATTTTTATTGAGCCTGAAGGCTTGACCACTCATGAACTTTATCCCAACGGCATTTCGACCAGTTTGCCGTTTGACGTTCAGCTTGAATTTATCCATAGCATGAAAGGCTTGGAAAACGCGCACATCACGCGCCCCGGTTACGCCATTGAGTACGATTATTTTGACCCGCAAAATTTAAAGCCAACGCTTGAAACCAAATCCATTGATGGGCTTTATTTTGCAGGTCAGATCAACGGTACAACCGGTTACGAGGAAGCAGGCGTTCAAGGATTGCTTGCTGGTGTGAATGCTGCGCTGGTTACTCAAGATAATCCTGATTTTGAAGTTTGGACGCCGCGCCGTGACCAAGCTTATTTGGGCGTCTTGATTGACGATTTAATCACTCATGGCACCAATGAGCCGTACCGAATGTTTACCAGTCGCGCCGAATACCGCTTGCTGCTGCGTGAGGACAATGCTGACCAGCGGTTAACGGCGATTGGGCGCAAGCTTGGGCTGATTGATGATGCGCGCTGGCAGGTTTTTGAGCAAAAAATGGATGCCATTGCAAGTGAGCAATCGCGCCTAAAAGACTTGTGGGCAACGCCAATGAACGCCCTTGGCAAAGCATTTAGCGAGCAAACGGGTGAGGCGCTGACCAAAGAAGTGAACGCCCTTGATTTGTTAAAGCGACCGCAAGTTCATTTTAATGACATTGCTAAACTGACCGAGTCAAAGGTCAGTGAGCAAGTCGGCGAGCAGATTGAGATTTCAGTCAAATACGCCGGCTACATCGACCGTCAGCAAGAAGACATCGCTCAGATGAAGCGCTTAGAAAATACCGCGATTCCGGACAATTTTGACTTTAGCGCGGTGTCAGGGCTGTCTAATGAAGTGGTTCAAAAGCTTGCTAAAGTTCGCCCGGTAAGCCTTGCTCAAGCGAGCCGGATCAGCGGTGTAACCCCTGCGGCCATTCAGCTTTTAGCGATGACCATTAAAAAACAAAAAAAGGCAAAGGCGCTGCTTAATAGTTAA
- a CDS encoding AEC family transporter → MIDAVVFAVAIILPNLILMGLGFFMQRRGAASKPFVDQASNFVFNYCLPCLLFFSVVDSQVDYGKQVQLIAAGAVVTFILFFGSEVYARRFITSPADQGVFVQGVFRSNMAILGLATVANAYGDEGLSIGAVYMGLVTILFNILAVVTLSRVFKSAEDTWLTKSKLILNKLVTNPLMIALVAAFAYKALNLPPVPSVLHKTGDLLASVTLPLALICAGASIDWRSMLAPSGLSMQASIGRIVIAPLIAIAVGLGFGLQGIHMGVLFLMVAAPTAAASYVMAKAMGGNDVLAANILAFTTVVGMFGMAIGAAVLRGMGLM, encoded by the coding sequence ATGATTGATGCTGTTGTTTTTGCTGTTGCGATTATCCTGCCCAACCTTATTTTAATGGGGTTGGGTTTTTTTATGCAGCGTCGTGGCGCGGCAAGCAAGCCCTTTGTTGACCAAGCCTCCAATTTTGTTTTTAACTACTGCCTGCCGTGTTTGCTATTTTTTAGCGTGGTGGACAGTCAGGTCGATTATGGCAAGCAAGTTCAGCTGATTGCCGCAGGGGCAGTGGTCACCTTTATTTTGTTCTTTGGCTCAGAGGTTTACGCGCGCCGTTTTATCACAAGCCCTGCTGACCAAGGCGTTTTTGTTCAAGGTGTGTTTCGCAGTAACATGGCGATTTTGGGACTGGCAACGGTCGCCAATGCTTATGGTGATGAAGGCTTGAGCATTGGCGCAGTATATATGGGACTGGTGACCATTTTATTTAATATTTTGGCGGTGGTCACTTTAAGCCGAGTATTTAAAAGTGCGGAAGATACTTGGCTGACCAAATCAAAATTGATTCTTAATAAGCTTGTTACCAACCCATTAATGATTGCGCTAGTTGCAGCGTTTGCTTATAAAGCGCTGAATTTACCGCCCGTTCCCAGTGTGCTTCACAAAACCGGTGATTTACTGGCGTCAGTCACGCTGCCGCTAGCGCTGATTTGCGCGGGCGCAAGTATTGATTGGCGCTCAATGCTTGCGCCCTCTGGGCTGTCGATGCAGGCAAGTATTGGTAGAATTGTGATTGCGCCGCTCATTGCCATTGCGGTGGGATTAGGATTTGGGCTACAAGGCATTCATATGGGGGTGCTGTTTTTGATGGTGGCAGCGCCAACGGCAGCGGCAAGCTACGTGATGGCAAAAGCGATGGGTGGTAATGATGTGTTGGCGGCAAATATCTTGGCGTTTACCACGGTCGTTGGGATGTTTGGTATGGCGATTGGCGCGGCGGTACTTCGAGGCATGGGCTTGATGTAG
- a CDS encoding ChaB family protein produces the protein MPYDNLSDLPDNVKDHLPKHAQEIFQAAFNSAAKQYDDEARWFATAWAAVEKVYHKNAEGNWVKK, from the coding sequence ATGCCTTATGACAACTTATCCGACTTACCTGATAATGTAAAAGACCATTTGCCAAAGCACGCTCAAGAAATATTTCAAGCCGCGTTTAACAGTGCGGCTAAACAGTACGATGATGAGGCTCGGTGGTTTGCCACAGCTTGGGCGGCGGTTGAAAAGGTTTATCATAAAAATGCTGAGGGCAACTGGGTAAAAAAATAG
- the ispF gene encoding 2-C-methyl-D-erythritol 2,4-cyclodiphosphate synthase — translation MIKIGQGIDVHAFHNSGAQQQYVVLAGVHIEHSHSLLAHSDGDVILHALADALLGALAMGDIGQHFPDTDAANAGLDSRILLRYVYGKVLAEGYQIGNADITVLCERPKLAPHNELMRANIASDLQTDIKNISIKASTTEKLGFTGRQEGIMAQAVVLLTPNAVKA, via the coding sequence ATGATAAAAATCGGTCAAGGTATTGACGTTCATGCGTTTCATAACAGCGGCGCTCAGCAGCAATACGTGGTACTGGCAGGCGTTCATATTGAGCACAGCCACAGCTTACTTGCGCATTCTGACGGTGATGTGATTTTGCACGCCTTAGCGGATGCGCTGCTTGGCGCGCTTGCGATGGGTGATATCGGTCAGCATTTCCCCGATACCGATGCGGCAAACGCAGGGCTTGATTCGCGCATTTTGCTGCGCTATGTTTATGGTAAAGTCTTGGCGGAAGGCTATCAAATTGGTAACGCGGATATTACCGTACTTTGCGAGCGCCCCAAACTTGCGCCGCATAATGAATTGATGCGCGCTAACATCGCAAGTGACTTGCAAACTGACATTAAAAACATCAGCATTAAAGCCTCAACCACAGAAAAACTGGGCTTTACCGGCAGACAAGAGGGCATCATGGCGCAAGCCGTGGTATTATTAACCCCAAACGCGGTGAAAGCTTAG
- the grxD gene encoding Grx4 family monothiol glutaredoxin gives MTDQNSSTDIEQLIRDQIRDNKVILYMKGTPQFPQCGFSARSVDVLTQIGRPFAFVNILENPEIRATLPKVGNWPTFPQLWVDGELMGGSDIILQMYQSGELKPLIEANSPEA, from the coding sequence ATGACTGACCAAAACTCAAGCACTGACATCGAACAATTAATCCGTGACCAAATCCGCGACAACAAAGTGATTTTGTACATGAAAGGCACGCCGCAGTTTCCGCAGTGTGGCTTTTCAGCGCGCTCAGTTGACGTCTTAACGCAAATCGGTCGCCCGTTTGCCTTTGTCAATATCTTAGAGAATCCTGAAATCCGCGCCACCTTGCCAAAAGTGGGTAACTGGCCAACCTTCCCGCAGCTTTGGGTAGATGGCGAGTTGATGGGCGGCTCGGACATCATTTTACAAATGTATCAATCGGGTGAATTAAAGCCACTTATTGAAGCCAATAGCCCAGAAGCTTAA
- a CDS encoding HmuY family protein translates to MMQRKTKNLTRPFAVILGTAVILTLSGCGGDSSGSNPSTGGGTVVTPPKPNSPSLFSKSATWTITNLAKGATTCFDFDAQKESSCAENTWDVKFENQERGVKLWSNSGASGTGKGGVFGLMDWSELKDYKNATRDPKTNSDLSILYNEDKNGGIFNQSPWYAYSLNDDHKLYPNNRVYLITTDNSSAEAASSVQLPIYAVQITNYYKGTTSGFPTLRWIDTAVPDKVKTQQIDASSQTDWTYFNLQTGKVVDKSGVWHMAFKRDSIILNGGNSGSGKVGAYLANDSKAYFDDKGEPIKAKFMADNNEESLKILQNVTAYQYPASAAGWVTDKKGSSLNPQVSGNYPKLDYGLFTYDGANNHRMFANPNKGALIRSAEGNSFARMHLTQINYPDATSPAATSWVFEFDIQPATAQ, encoded by the coding sequence ATGATGCAAAGAAAAACCAAAAACTTGACTAGACCATTCGCCGTCATTTTAGGAACAGCGGTTATATTAACCTTGTCCGGCTGTGGTGGCGACAGCTCAGGTTCAAACCCAAGCACCGGCGGCGGCACGGTCGTCACCCCACCAAAGCCAAACTCGCCTTCTTTATTTAGCAAATCTGCCACTTGGACAATCACCAACCTTGCTAAAGGCGCGACCACCTGTTTTGACTTTGACGCTCAAAAAGAAAGCAGCTGTGCTGAAAACACTTGGGATGTTAAATTTGAAAACCAAGAGCGCGGCGTCAAGCTTTGGTCAAATAGTGGCGCGTCCGGCACTGGAAAAGGCGGCGTGTTTGGGCTGATGGATTGGAGCGAGCTGAAAGACTATAAAAACGCCACCCGTGACCCCAAAACCAATAGCGATTTAAGCATCCTTTATAATGAAGATAAAAATGGCGGCATCTTTAACCAAAGCCCATGGTACGCTTATAGCTTAAACGACGACCACAAACTGTATCCGAACAACCGCGTTTACCTTATCACCACTGATAATAGCAGTGCGGAGGCGGCAAGCTCGGTACAACTGCCAATTTACGCCGTTCAGATTACTAACTACTATAAAGGCACCACCTCAGGATTCCCAACCTTACGCTGGATTGACACGGCGGTGCCTGATAAAGTTAAAACTCAGCAGATTGACGCCTCAAGCCAAACCGACTGGACATATTTTAACTTACAAACTGGCAAAGTCGTTGATAAATCAGGCGTTTGGCATATGGCATTTAAACGCGACAGCATCATCTTAAATGGCGGCAACTCAGGAAGCGGCAAAGTTGGCGCTTACTTGGCAAACGATTCAAAAGCGTACTTTGATGACAAGGGCGAGCCCATCAAAGCTAAATTTATGGCGGACAATAACGAGGAAAGCTTAAAAATCTTGCAAAATGTCACGGCTTATCAATATCCTGCTAGCGCGGCAGGTTGGGTGACCGATAAAAAAGGCTCAAGTCTCAACCCGCAAGTTTCAGGCAATTATCCAAAGCTAGATTACGGCTTATTTACCTATGACGGCGCTAACAACCACCGTATGTTTGCCAACCCAAATAAAGGCGCGCTGATTCGCTCCGCTGAGGGCAACAGCTTTGCTAGAATGCATTTAACCCAAATTAATTATCCTGATGCCACCTCACCTGCGGCAACGTCTTGGGTCTTTGAGTTTGATATTCAGCCTGCTACGGCCCAATAA